In bacterium, one DNA window encodes the following:
- the serS gene encoding serine--tRNA ligase, which translates to MYPAKFVRENLELLKEVCVLKGMRVNWEELEQLDNERRRLISFIEERRRWQKDLTGKIAERKDKDDTLKDMITQARKYSDEIRDAETKLKEIEDNYESIVSSIPNIPHSSVPKGKDSSDNVVVREWGKIEKKSFEILPHWEIGEKLDILDFPRGAKITGSFFPVFKGDGAVLVRALINFMLDLHRKDGFKEVWVPALVNRSSMFSTGQLPKLEKDMYHLDEEDYFLIPTAEVPVTNLHREEVIPEGELPIYYTAYTPCFRREAGAYGKDTKGLIRLHQFDKVELVKFVHPDTSYNELETLVGEAEMVLQAINLPYRVVMLCTGDLSFAASKCYDIELWAPGIKKWLEVSSCSNFEAFQARRAGIRFKDKKGKTDYVHTLNGSGVALPRLIISILENYQQPDGSVIIPDVLKPYMGMDVIRKPK; encoded by the coding sequence ATGTATCCTGCAAAGTTTGTAAGAGAAAACCTTGAACTTTTAAAAGAGGTATGTGTATTGAAAGGAATGAGGGTTAACTGGGAAGAGTTAGAACAACTTGATAATGAAAGAAGGCGTCTTATTTCCTTTATTGAAGAAAGAAGAAGGTGGCAGAAGGACCTTACCGGTAAAATTGCAGAAAGAAAAGATAAGGATGATACCCTTAAGGATATGATAACACAGGCAAGAAAATACTCTGATGAGATACGGGATGCAGAGACGAAACTTAAAGAGATAGAAGATAATTATGAAAGTATAGTATCATCAATTCCCAATATTCCTCATTCTTCTGTCCCTAAAGGGAAGGACTCTTCTGATAATGTAGTTGTAAGGGAGTGGGGAAAGATAGAAAAAAAGTCATTTGAAATTTTACCTCACTGGGAAATAGGAGAGAAACTTGATATACTTGATTTCCCGAGAGGAGCAAAAATTACAGGAAGTTTTTTCCCCGTTTTTAAGGGGGATGGTGCAGTTCTCGTCCGTGCACTCATAAACTTTATGCTTGATTTACACAGGAAAGACGGGTTTAAGGAGGTCTGGGTTCCTGCACTTGTTAACAGGAGCAGTATGTTTTCTACAGGGCAACTTCCTAAACTTGAAAAGGATATGTACCATCTGGATGAAGAGGACTATTTTCTCATACCTACTGCTGAAGTTCCTGTAACTAACCTTCACAGAGAAGAAGTTATTCCCGAAGGGGAATTACCCATTTATTATACTGCCTATACTCCCTGTTTTAGAAGAGAAGCAGGTGCTTACGGGAAAGATACAAAAGGACTGATACGTCTTCACCAGTTTGACAAAGTAGAACTTGTGAAGTTTGTCCATCCTGATACATCTTATAATGAACTTGAAACACTTGTTGGTGAAGCAGAAATGGTATTGCAGGCAATAAATCTTCCTTATCGCGTTGTAATGTTGTGTACAGGGGACTTAAGCTTTGCAGCAAGTAAGTGTTATGATATAGAACTCTGGGCGCCCGGAATAAAAAAGTGGCTTGAGGTCTCTTCCTGTTCTAATTTTGAGGCGTTTCAAGCAAGAAGGGCAGGAATAAGATTTAAGGACAAAAAAGGGAAGACCGACTATGTCCATACCCTTAATGGTTCAGGTGTAGCACTTCCTCGTCTTATCATCTCTATACTTGAAAATTATCAACAGCCAGATGGTTCTGTAATTATCCCTGATGTTTTGAAACCCTATATGGGTATGGATGTAATTAGAAAACCTAAATAA
- a CDS encoding septum formation initiator family protein: MINRKNRKKWLICGLCICFLLISIQRIKVLITYSRQLNYYKNEIIKLQEENKQLKEKVEAMKNDPYYAEKILRENYGYVKKGEYVYRIKTETEKGE, translated from the coding sequence ATGATAAACAGGAAAAACAGAAAGAAATGGTTGATATGTGGTCTGTGTATCTGTTTTCTGTTGATAAGTATCCAGAGGATTAAGGTTCTTATTACATATTCCCGCCAGTTAAATTATTACAAAAACGAGATAATAAAACTCCAAGAAGAAAATAAACAATTGAAGGAAAAAGTAGAGGCAATGAAGAATGACCCTTATTATGCAGAGAAAATTTTAAGGGAAAACTATGGATATGTAAAAAAAGGGGAATATGTTTACAGGATAAAAACAGAGACAGAAAAAGGGGAATAA
- the eno gene encoding phosphopyruvate hydratase, with translation MMEIVDVYGRQIVDSRGNPTIEVEVYVESGEVGRAAVPSGASTGEREALELRDGGKKFLGKGVEKAVKNVNEVIAPEIAGMSVFDQRLIDRTLIELDGTENKSKLGANAILGVSLAVARASAEVLGVPLYFYLGGVKANLMPVPLCNVINGGLHADNNLDIQEFMIAPVGAKNFSDGYRMVAEAFQVLKKTLKGKGYNTSVGDEGGFAPNLSKNEEAIELIIKAIEEAGYKPGKDISIALDTAASSLWENGKYSFEGKKVASDYLIEYYEKIVKKYPIFSIEDGLAENDWDGWKNLTDVLGKKIQIVGDDIFVTNPGIFKKGIEKGIANAILIKVNQIGTLTETLETIEMAQRNNYRTVISHRSGETEDSFIADLAVGVNSGQIKSGSLSRSERLCKYNQLLRIEDILGETADYYGKYIK, from the coding sequence ATGATGGAGATAGTAGATGTATATGGAAGACAGATTGTTGATTCAAGAGGTAATCCTACAATAGAAGTGGAAGTATATGTTGAAAGTGGTGAAGTAGGTAGGGCAGCAGTTCCTTCCGGTGCTTCTACAGGAGAAAGAGAAGCCCTTGAGTTAAGGGATGGTGGAAAGAAATTTCTCGGTAAGGGAGTTGAGAAAGCAGTAAAAAATGTTAATGAGGTGATAGCACCTGAAATTGCAGGTATGAGTGTCTTTGACCAGCGACTTATAGACCGGACACTTATAGAGCTGGATGGGACTGAAAATAAATCAAAGTTAGGTGCCAATGCTATTTTAGGAGTGAGTTTAGCAGTAGCGAGAGCATCTGCAGAAGTTTTAGGTGTTCCTCTATATTTTTATCTCGGAGGTGTTAAGGCAAATCTAATGCCTGTGCCTCTCTGTAATGTTATAAATGGTGGACTTCATGCAGATAATAACCTTGATATACAGGAATTTATGATAGCACCTGTTGGGGCAAAAAATTTCAGTGATGGCTACAGGATGGTAGCAGAGGCATTTCAGGTTTTGAAAAAGACACTGAAAGGGAAGGGGTACAATACATCGGTAGGAGATGAGGGTGGATTTGCTCCTAACTTAAGTAAGAATGAAGAAGCGATAGAGTTAATAATAAAGGCAATAGAAGAAGCGGGATATAAACCGGGAAAAGATATTTCTATTGCACTTGATACAGCAGCATCTTCCCTCTGGGAAAATGGTAAGTATAGTTTTGAAGGCAAGAAGGTAGCATCTGATTATTTGATAGAATATTATGAAAAGATAGTGAAAAAATATCCTATCTTCTCAATAGAAGATGGGCTGGCGGAGAATGACTGGGATGGATGGAAAAACTTAACAGACGTGCTCGGTAAAAAGATTCAGATTGTAGGAGATGATATTTTTGTTACCAATCCAGGGATATTCAAAAAGGGAATAGAAAAAGGAATTGCCAATGCTATCCTTATAAAGGTAAATCAGATAGGCACACTTACAGAGACACTGGAAACAATAGAAATGGCACAGAGGAATAATTACCGGACAGTTATATCACATAGAAGCGGTGAAACAGAGGACTCTTTTATTGCAGACCTTGCCGTTGGAGTAAATTCAGGACAGATAAAAAGTGGTTCTCTCAGCAGGTCTGAACGGCTCTGTAAGTATAACCAGTTATTGAGGATAGAAGATATACTGGGTGAGACCGCTGACTATTACGGTAAATATATAAAATAG
- a CDS encoding HAD family hydrolase, whose amino-acid sequence MNKKIAIFDLDGTLIDAYKSIRDTINYCLKKLNYPPVSLEIAKKVVGRGDKDLAGRIVRKEDIADFISLYREKHIQFLEGNVNLMEGAEDLLRYLKEKNLYIVAATNRASFSVSPVLKKLNIKDYFDIIYTADDVERPKPDPEILLKAMGTLGIDKKQTFFVGDMDIDYLTGKSAGVDTYIVSTGSSSKEELEKYSDIMIFDNLILLKEYLITNL is encoded by the coding sequence ATGAACAAAAAAATCGCTATATTTGACCTTGATGGAACGCTGATAGATGCCTATAAATCAATAAGAGATACAATAAACTACTGCCTAAAAAAATTAAACTATCCTCCTGTTTCTCTTGAAATTGCTAAAAAGGTTGTAGGTAGAGGAGATAAAGACCTCGCTGGAAGAATTGTAAGGAAAGAAGATATTGCTGATTTTATATCTTTATACCGGGAAAAACATATACAATTTCTTGAAGGTAATGTAAATCTTATGGAAGGTGCTGAAGATTTATTGAGATACCTTAAAGAGAAAAATCTATATATAGTTGCTGCTACGAACAGAGCAAGTTTTTCTGTCAGTCCTGTACTTAAAAAATTGAATATAAAGGACTACTTTGATATAATATATACAGCAGATGATGTTGAAAGACCCAAGCCAGACCCTGAAATATTACTTAAAGCAATGGGAACCCTCGGAATAGACAAGAAGCAAACTTTTTTTGTAGGGGATATGGATATTGATTATCTGACAGGTAAAAGTGCAGGGGTTGATACATATATTGTCTCTACTGGTTCTTCTTCAAAAGAGGAACTTGAAAAATACAGTGATATAATGATATTTGATAATCTTATTTTATTAAAAGAATATCTGATAACAAACTTATAA
- a CDS encoding CvpA family protein, whose translation MTGIDIIISILLLSGLLLGIVRGFVSSIFDLIGIAIGIILASQIYRAPANLFERFNIKGNAVDLTFFLLLSLILIATCMFFLDLIRKRVEYKHIIDRILGVAPGTLEGALFTGIILVAMSVSFNSATEVQQSKLSKYFLKYLPPIYEKTDKWKINLPKMIYLPSKYFDEFNSENKEIYFRKINFSQWNGITCMECGGKVKFDGYFLRIGAAIVPKFTCDVCGRISDGCQTYEGFHRLYRSCPVEIAKQKVRFDCGRWTNHKLISPKGQCPVDGNKLDIWEWEPPQSY comes from the coding sequence ATGACTGGAATAGATATAATTATTTCAATTCTGCTCTTAAGTGGACTCTTACTTGGCATTGTTAGAGGATTTGTAAGTAGTATCTTTGACCTTATTGGAATTGCTATAGGTATAATACTTGCTTCACAGATATATAGAGCACCTGCAAATCTTTTTGAAAGATTCAATATAAAAGGAAATGCTGTAGACCTTACCTTTTTTCTTCTTTTGTCCCTCATATTAATCGCCACCTGTATGTTCTTCTTAGACCTTATTAGAAAAAGGGTTGAGTATAAACACATCATTGACAGGATACTTGGCGTTGCACCTGGTACTTTAGAAGGAGCTCTTTTTACAGGAATAATTCTTGTAGCAATGAGTGTTTCATTTAATTCTGCTACGGAAGTGCAACAGAGTAAATTGTCAAAATACTTTCTAAAATATCTGCCTCCCATCTATGAAAAAACAGATAAATGGAAGATTAATCTTCCAAAGATGATATATCTACCTTCTAAATATTTTGATGAGTTTAACAGTGAAAACAAAGAGATATATTTCAGAAAAATAAACTTTTCTCAATGGAATGGCATTACCTGTATGGAGTGTGGTGGTAAGGTAAAATTTGATGGATACTTCCTAAGGATAGGTGCTGCAATCGTTCCAAAATTCACCTGTGATGTCTGTGGAAGAATTTCTGATGGATGCCAGACATATGAAGGGTTCCATAGGTTATACAGAAGTTGTCCTGTAGAGATTGCAAAACAGAAGGTTAGGTTTGATTGTGGAAGATGGACAAACCATAAACTTATTTCTCCAAAAGGGCAATGCCCTGTTGATGGGAATAAACTTGATATATGGGAGTGGGAACCACCTCAGTCATATTAA
- a CDS encoding DJ-1/PfpI family protein, whose amino-acid sequence MILIKGVVMVLLIIAQNGFRDEEYFKPKQVLESAGYKVVTASMQKGTARGKLGSTVHVDIGLAEVNVNDYAGVVFVGGPGSADYFTDKTALQLAKDAYEKGKVVGAICIAPGILARAGVLKGKKATVYPSELESLKSAGAICVDKPVVSDGKIVTANGPDAAEEFGKEIVKLLGGSKK is encoded by the coding sequence ATGATATTGATAAAGGGGGTAGTTATGGTCCTCTTAATAATTGCACAGAATGGATTTCGTGATGAAGAGTATTTTAAACCAAAGCAGGTTCTTGAATCAGCGGGCTATAAAGTAGTGACTGCCTCCATGCAAAAAGGTACTGCCAGAGGAAAACTCGGAAGTACTGTACATGTAGATATTGGTCTTGCAGAGGTAAATGTGAATGATTATGCAGGAGTTGTATTTGTAGGTGGTCCTGGTTCTGCCGATTACTTTACTGATAAGACCGCACTGCAACTTGCAAAAGATGCATATGAAAAAGGAAAGGTTGTTGGTGCTATCTGTATTGCCCCTGGAATTCTTGCGAGAGCAGGGGTATTGAAGGGGAAAAAAGCGACTGTGTATCCCAGTGAACTGGAAAGTTTGAAGAGTGCAGGAGCAATCTGTGTGGATAAGCCAGTAGTTTCTGATGGAAAGATAGTAACGGCAAACGGTCCTGATGCAGCAGAGGAATTTGGAAAAGAGATTGTAAAACTTCTTGGTGGTTCTAAAAAATAA
- the thiE gene encoding thiamine phosphate synthase, with the protein MKITGLYFITDSILTKKSIIADVEASIKAGTEIVQYREKDKPAREMLEEAFKIKKICEGKAIFLVNDRVDIALIVDADGVHLGQDDIPCVYAREILGKDKIIGITVHNVEEAIKAEEDGANYLGVSPIFLTKTKKDARAPLGVEVIKEIKKVVSLPVIVAGGINLDNLASVLSAGADGIASVSAIISGGNVEEECRKFIKAISEFKSISQ; encoded by the coding sequence ATGAAGATAACAGGACTTTATTTTATAACGGACTCAATCCTTACAAAAAAATCAATAATTGCTGATGTAGAAGCATCAATAAAAGCAGGTACAGAGATAGTTCAATACAGGGAAAAGGATAAACCTGCAAGGGAGATGTTAGAAGAAGCATTTAAGATAAAAAAGATATGTGAAGGGAAAGCCATCTTCTTAGTTAATGACAGAGTAGATATTGCATTAATTGTAGATGCAGATGGGGTCCACCTCGGTCAGGATGATATTCCCTGTGTATATGCAAGAGAAATTTTAGGTAAAGATAAAATTATTGGTATAACTGTCCATAATGTAGAAGAGGCAATAAAAGCAGAAGAAGATGGTGCTAACTATTTAGGTGTATCCCCTATCTTTCTAACAAAGACAAAAAAAGATGCGAGGGCACCATTAGGGGTTGAAGTAATAAAAGAAATAAAAAAAGTGGTTTCTCTCCCTGTGATTGTAGCTGGTGGTATCAATCTGGATAATCTTGCCTCTGTTCTTTCTGCAGGTGCTGATGGTATAGCATCTGTCTCTGCAATAATATCAGGTGGAAATGTAGAAGAAGAGTGTAGAAAGTTTATAAAAGCAATCTCTGAATTCAAAAGTATCTCTCAATAA
- a CDS encoding aldo/keto reductase: MIYREIGQSKISASVVGFGAWAIGGWMWGGAEEKDAIEAIKTAVDNGINLIDTAPVYGFGRSEEIVGRAIKGIRDKIILATKCGLVWDKENGTFHFYSDGKTIRRDSGEVKVFKYLAPSSINKEIEESLKRLGTDCIDLYQTHWQDPTTPIEDTMNTLMKLKKEGKIRAIGVSNATTSQMDEYRRVGEIDSDQEGYSIIDRKKEIDNLPYCKKHNIAFLAYSPIARGLLTGKVTPEVVFPEGDHRRDHPLFTIENRLKIQKMLSELKPFTEKYSITFTQLAIAWVLHQDGCTHALVGARSPAQVLENVKAGDIILSREDLEKIRVIIERYF, encoded by the coding sequence ATGATATACAGAGAAATTGGACAATCTAAAATATCTGCATCAGTTGTTGGGTTTGGTGCCTGGGCGATTGGTGGCTGGATGTGGGGTGGTGCTGAGGAAAAAGACGCAATAGAAGCGATAAAAACTGCTGTTGATAATGGTATAAATCTTATTGATACCGCTCCTGTCTATGGATTTGGAAGGTCAGAAGAGATTGTAGGTAGGGCAATAAAAGGAATTCGTGATAAAATTATCCTCGCTACAAAATGTGGACTTGTATGGGATAAAGAAAATGGTACCTTCCATTTTTATTCTGATGGGAAGACAATAAGAAGGGATAGTGGGGAAGTCAAGGTCTTTAAGTATCTCGCTCCATCTTCTATAAATAAAGAGATAGAAGAGAGTTTGAAACGACTCGGTACTGACTGTATTGACTTATATCAGACACACTGGCAAGACCCAACAACTCCTATAGAAGATACAATGAATACACTTATGAAATTGAAAAAGGAAGGAAAGATAAGGGCAATCGGTGTGAGTAATGCAACAACATCCCAGATGGATGAATATAGAAGGGTGGGGGAGATTGATTCTGACCAGGAAGGATACAGTATAATTGACAGAAAAAAAGAAATAGATAACCTACCTTACTGTAAAAAACATAATATCGCATTCCTTGCCTATTCTCCAATTGCCAGAGGACTGCTTACAGGTAAAGTTACACCTGAAGTAGTTTTCCCTGAAGGAGACCACAGGAGGGACCATCCACTTTTTACAATAGAAAACCGCCTTAAGATTCAAAAGATGCTTTCAGAGTTAAAACCGTTTACGGAAAAATATAGTATCACATTTACACAACTTGCTATTGCCTGGGTTTTACATCAAGATGGCTGTACACACGCACTCGTCGGGGCAAGAAGTCCAGCACAGGTATTAGAAAATGTTAAAGCAGGAGATATAATACTTTCCAGAGAGGATTTAGAGAAGATAAGGGTTATTATTGAGAGATACTTTTGA
- a CDS encoding OmpH family outer membrane protein, whose amino-acid sequence MVRLEKKGFINGVVILCVSFLGLALKGYAADVKIVSIDTGKVFEAHPAFKEAMEKFQAQAGEMQKKLEGIENEEEKKNAQIQMQMELRTLAMNLQEEAFNKMKDDVQKFAKKKGYTYVVDKNALIAGGKDVTEELLASFEKK is encoded by the coding sequence ATGGTTAGATTAGAAAAGAAGGGTTTTATAAATGGAGTAGTAATTTTGTGTGTTTCCTTTCTTGGATTAGCATTAAAGGGTTATGCAGCAGATGTGAAGATTGTTTCAATAGATACAGGGAAGGTGTTTGAGGCACATCCTGCCTTTAAAGAAGCAATGGAGAAATTTCAGGCACAGGCAGGAGAGATGCAGAAAAAGTTAGAAGGTATAGAAAACGAAGAAGAGAAGAAAAATGCGCAGATACAGATGCAGATGGAATTAAGGACATTAGCGATGAACCTTCAGGAAGAGGCATTTAATAAAATGAAGGATGATGTGCAGAAGTTTGCAAAGAAAAAGGGTTATACATATGTGGTTGATAAAAATGCTCTCATTGCAGGTGGAAAGGATGTAACAGAGGAATTGCTTGCCTCTTTTGAGAAAAAGTAA
- a CDS encoding GntR family transcriptional regulator — MKKRKGKDMGKTKKTIEKVERSAVDRVKENLKARILKGAFSTEIRFPSERKLGKEYSVSRITIRHAISELVAEGYLFRIPFKGTYVSKDISKQTIEIIVNPPLNISFFADVLEGFESAVSKDGNKLILKCTDANADTERKYLERIREEKLDGLVIISGIHSLSNVDLIKKVSHILPVVVIDRYLGEVEADYITSDDEKGGYLATKHMIELGCRKILHLAGPLQHSTARARLNGYRKALDEFNIEFDEEMVRHTDWNIESGYYEAKKFLMNNRVDGIFASNDEIAVGAFKAIRELGLSIPSDISIVGYGNLTIGRYLEIPLTTIDQKPEKIGAEAYRILMERLKGERNSHTLKKVAMDVELIIRESCGIQKQIKIKDFR; from the coding sequence ATGAAGAAAAGGAAAGGGAAAGATATGGGGAAGACAAAAAAGACAATAGAGAAGGTGGAAAGAAGTGCAGTTGATAGAGTTAAGGAGAATCTGAAGGCAAGAATTTTAAAGGGTGCGTTCTCCACAGAGATAAGATTCCCTTCTGAAAGGAAATTGGGTAAAGAGTATAGTGTAAGCAGGATTACAATAAGACATGCCATAAGTGAACTTGTTGCAGAAGGATATCTCTTCAGGATTCCTTTTAAAGGAACTTATGTATCAAAAGATATTTCAAAACAGACAATAGAAATTATAGTTAATCCTCCTTTAAATATTTCTTTCTTTGCTGATGTACTGGAAGGATTTGAAAGTGCAGTATCAAAAGATGGGAATAAACTTATACTTAAATGCACAGATGCAAACGCGGATACAGAGAGAAAATACCTTGAGAGGATAAGAGAAGAAAAACTGGATGGGCTTGTAATTATTTCAGGTATACATTCTCTTTCAAATGTTGACTTAATAAAAAAGGTATCTCACATCCTTCCTGTAGTTGTGATTGATAGATATCTGGGAGAGGTGGAAGCGGACTATATTACTTCTGATGATGAAAAAGGTGGCTATCTTGCAACAAAACACATGATTGAACTCGGGTGTAGAAAAATTCTACATCTCGCAGGACCATTACAGCACTCAACTGCAAGGGCACGACTGAATGGATACAGAAAGGCACTTGATGAGTTCAATATTGAGTTTGATGAGGAAATGGTGAGGCACACTGACTGGAATATAGAGAGTGGATACTACGAAGCAAAAAAATTTTTGATGAATAATAGGGTAGATGGTATATTTGCCTCCAATGACGAGATAGCTGTTGGTGCTTTTAAAGCAATAAGAGAACTCGGACTCAGTATCCCATCAGATATATCAATTGTGGGATACGGAAACCTTACGATTGGACGATATCTTGAAATTCCACTGACAACTATTGACCAGAAGCCAGAGAAAATTGGAGCAGAGGCATACAGGATTTTAATGGAGCGGTTAAAAGGAGAAAGGAATAGCCATACATTGAAAAAGGTAGCTATGGATGTGGAACTTATCATCAGGGAAAGTTGTGGTATTCAAAAACAGATAAAGATAAAAGATTTTAGATAA
- a CDS encoding alpha-L-fucosidase — protein MKMRWWDEARFGMFIHWGLYSILGRGEWVMYVERIPVAEYAKLADKFKPPKSFTPEVWVKLAKEAGMRYMVFTTRHHDGFCLFDSKVSDFTSVKTAAKRDFVAEYVDACKKYNMRIGLYYSLIDWRFPGAFNRGKYPVCQVPFLYRIFKWKSPGAFDREKYSESFEKMVEQAHQQVRELMTNYGRIDYLFYDGEWIPGVRCNRSYTKSNESPEIAKLWRAKELNAMVRKLQPEIMINNRAGTSEDVDTPEHHIVASDKNRAWESNTTIGDWCTWGYTRHNPNMKPTTQLIQDLVACASKAGNYLLNIGPKPDGSVREEEVERLKAIGTWLNKNGEAIYGSEYVPNSVTCIWGSSKVGMITAKGNIAYLHIFRWQGETITLTGVKNKVYSARILGIDEKIRVYRDKYDRVVITGLPVDPPDNYGTVIALELDGKPEAVDYSKIPIPES, from the coding sequence ATGAAAATGCGATGGTGGGATGAGGCAAGGTTTGGTATGTTTATTCACTGGGGACTTTACTCTATTTTAGGTAGAGGAGAATGGGTGATGTATGTAGAGAGAATCCCTGTAGCAGAGTATGCAAAACTCGCAGATAAGTTTAAACCACCTAAAAGTTTTACACCAGAAGTATGGGTAAAGTTAGCAAAAGAGGCAGGAATGAGATATATGGTGTTTACAACCAGGCACCATGATGGATTCTGTTTATTTGATTCAAAAGTAAGTGATTTCACTTCTGTAAAAACAGCAGCAAAGAGGGATTTTGTGGCAGAATACGTGGATGCCTGTAAAAAGTATAATATGAGGATTGGACTTTACTACAGTTTGATTGACTGGAGATTTCCCGGGGCTTTTAACAGAGGGAAATATCCGGTGTGCCAGGTGCCATTTCTATACAGGATTTTCAAATGGAAATCTCCCGGGGCTTTTGACAGAGAAAAATATTCGGAAAGTTTTGAAAAGATGGTAGAACAAGCACACCAGCAGGTAAGAGAACTTATGACAAATTATGGAAGGATTGATTACCTTTTCTATGATGGTGAATGGATACCTGGTGTCCGCTGTAATAGAAGTTATACGAAATCCAACGAATCTCCTGAAATTGCAAAGTTGTGGAGGGCAAAAGAGTTAAATGCTATGGTGAGAAAATTACAACCAGAAATAATGATTAACAACCGTGCTGGTACATCAGAAGATGTGGATACTCCAGAACACCATATTGTCGCTTCTGATAAAAACAGGGCATGGGAAAGTAATACCACTATTGGTGATTGGTGCACATGGGGATATACCAGACACAATCCTAATATGAAACCCACTACACAGTTAATTCAAGACCTCGTTGCCTGTGCAAGTAAAGCAGGAAACTATCTTCTCAATATAGGACCAAAACCTGACGGCAGTGTTAGAGAAGAAGAGGTTGAGCGATTGAAAGCAATAGGAACATGGTTGAATAAAAATGGAGAAGCAATATATGGTTCTGAATATGTTCCTAACTCTGTTACATGTATCTGGGGAAGTAGTAAGGTCGGAATGATAACAGCAAAAGGAAATATAGCATATCTTCATATATTTCGATGGCAGGGAGAAACTATAACATTAACAGGAGTAAAAAATAAGGTATATTCAGCAAGGATACTCGGGATAGATGAAAAAATAAGAGTTTACAGAGATAAATATGATAGAGTTGTAATCACTGGACTTCCTGTAGATCCACCGGATAATTACGGAACTGTTATCGCTTTAGAACTGGATGGAAAACCAGAAGCAGTTGATTATTCAAAGATACCCATTCCAGAATCCTGA
- the rmuC gene encoding DNA recombination protein RmuC has product MVNNIISIVSLVVLIILLFILSKNRREKEEVEEMTFKIRDIENILNRIDPLIREEFMHNREEMQKSFRDTREELSNALKNLSEMISGTLEKRLQSLQEENSKKLEEMRAIVDEKLHSTLEKRLSESFNLVSERLKQVHEGLGEMKNLAADVGDLKQVLSNVKSRGILGEIQLGSILEDILAPEQYEKNVAAGKGSSEYVEYAIKLPGGDSPVYLPVDSKFPIEVYYRLLDAYENGNQEDIQKCSREMENALKKCAKDIRDKYINPPETTDFGILFVPAEGLYAEIVRKTGLFEMLQKEYRVVITGPSTLAAFLNSLYMGFRTLAIQKRSSEVWRVLAEVKKEFEKFGEVLRKAQEKIEGAGKDIETLVGTRTRQIQAKLKSVESLSEKEIDKSQIPPPLDS; this is encoded by the coding sequence ATGGTTAATAATATTATTTCAATCGTTTCTCTGGTGGTTCTTATTATCTTACTATTTATACTTTCTAAGAATAGGAGAGAAAAAGAAGAGGTTGAAGAGATGACCTTTAAAATCAGGGATATAGAAAATATACTTAACAGGATAGACCCGCTTATAAGAGAAGAATTTATGCATAACAGGGAGGAGATGCAAAAAAGTTTCAGGGATACGAGAGAAGAGTTAAGTAATGCATTGAAAAATTTAAGTGAGATGATATCAGGGACACTTGAGAAACGTCTTCAGTCATTACAGGAAGAAAATTCAAAGAAACTGGAAGAGATGCGTGCTATTGTAGATGAGAAACTACATTCCACACTTGAAAAACGATTAAGTGAATCATTTAATCTTGTAAGTGAACGGCTGAAGCAGGTACATGAAGGACTTGGGGAGATGAAAAATTTGGCAGCAGATGTAGGTGACCTTAAACAGGTTCTTTCCAATGTTAAATCCAGGGGTATATTAGGAGAAATCCAGTTGGGTAGTATACTTGAAGATATACTTGCTCCTGAGCAGTATGAGAAAAATGTTGCAGCAGGGAAGGGTTCATCTGAATATGTAGAATATGCTATTAAACTTCCTGGAGGGGATAGTCCGGTATATCTTCCTGTGGATTCAAAATTTCCGATAGAGGTCTATTACAGATTGTTAGACGCCTATGAAAATGGAAATCAGGAAGATATTCAAAAGTGTTCCAGAGAAATGGAAAACGCTCTTAAAAAGTGTGCAAAAGACATAAGAGATAAGTATATCAATCCGCCAGAAACAACGGACTTTGGTATATTGTTTGTTCCTGCTGAAGGGTTATATGCAGAGATTGTAAGGAAGACAGGACTTTTTGAGATGTTACAGAAAGAATACAGAGTAGTTATTACAGGACCTTCTACACTGGCTGCTTTTTTAAATAGTTTATATATGGGATTCAGAACACTTGCTATCCAGAAGAGAAGCAGTGAGGTATGGAGAGTTCTTGCAGAGGTAAAGAAGGAGTTTGAAAAATTCGGTGAAGTACTGAGAAAGGCACAGGAAAAGATAGAAGGAGCAGGAAAAGATATAGAGACACTGGTGGGAACCCGCACCAGACAAATCCAGGCAAAACTCAAAAGTGTAGAATCCCTTTCAGAAAAAGAGATAGATAAAAGTCAGATACCTCCACCATTGGATAGTTAG